One genomic region from bacterium encodes:
- the pstB gene encoding phosphate ABC transporter ATP-binding protein PstB — MPAMSTVAMAAENFSFFYSSFKALSDINLTIERNRVTALIGPSGCGKSTFLRSLNRMNEILPNTRVEGRITLESEDIYDRSVDVVELRRRVGMVFQKSNPFPKSIFDNVAYGLRINGIKDRALIEARVEQSLKDAALWNEVQDRLGHSAMDLSGGQQQRLCIARALAVQPEVVLMDEPASALDPLATQKIEELVFSLKEHYTIVIVTHNMQQAARVSDATAFFYLGQLIEAGPTNRIFTNPSKKQTEDYITGRFG, encoded by the coding sequence ATGCCCGCCATGTCCACGGTTGCAATGGCCGCAGAGAATTTTTCCTTCTTCTACAGCTCTTTCAAGGCCTTGAGCGATATCAACCTAACGATCGAAAGGAACCGCGTCACAGCCCTGATCGGACCCTCGGGATGCGGCAAGTCGACCTTTCTGCGCTCCCTCAACCGCATGAACGAGATCCTGCCCAATACCCGGGTAGAAGGACGCATTACCCTGGAGAGTGAAGATATCTACGACCGCTCCGTGGATGTGGTCGAACTGCGCCGCCGGGTTGGCATGGTCTTTCAGAAATCCAATCCCTTCCCCAAGTCGATCTTTGACAATGTCGCCTATGGTCTGCGCATCAACGGCATCAAGGACCGGGCGCTCATCGAGGCCCGCGTAGAACAAAGTTTGAAGGACGCCGCGCTCTGGAATGAGGTGCAGGACCGCCTTGGTCATTCCGCCATGGACCTTTCCGGCGGGCAGCAGCAGCGTCTCTGTATCGCGCGTGCCCTGGCGGTTCAGCCGGAGGTGGTACTGATGGACGAGCCCGCTTCGGCACTCGATCCCCTGGCGACGCAAAAGATCGAAGAGCTGGTCTTTTCACTCAAGGAACACTATACGATTGTTATCGTCACCCACAATATGCAGCAGGCGGCGAGGGTCAGCGATGCCACCGCCTTTTTCTATCTCGGCCAGTTGATCGAAGCTGGCCCAACCAATAGAATCTTTACCAACCCCAGCAAAAAACAGACCGAGGACTATATCACGGGCCGGTTCGGATGA
- a CDS encoding response regulator transcription factor → MAKTILIVDDEQDILDLLSFNLKREGYDVVSAADGDTALTLARSARPDLVILDVMLPGRDGWEVLRELRQDPATRSLTIIFLTARDTEVDEIVGLELGADDYMVKPISMNKLLARIKLALRKIAVDHPADAPVIKSDDIVVDANRYEVRVAGQPVSFTKREFEILLYLIQRPGRVISRETLLNDLWGDSVVVIDRTIDVHIRKIREKLGGSHMHHIETIKGVGYRFISGI, encoded by the coding sequence ATGGCAAAAACCATTCTGATCGTCGATGACGAGCAGGATATCCTCGACCTGCTCTCCTTCAACCTGAAGCGGGAAGGCTATGACGTCGTGTCCGCAGCCGATGGCGACACCGCCCTGACGCTCGCCCGCAGCGCCCGCCCGGACCTGGTCATCCTCGATGTCATGCTGCCGGGACGGGATGGATGGGAGGTGCTGCGTGAACTTCGCCAGGACCCAGCGACCCGCAGCCTGACCATCATCTTTCTCACCGCAAGAGATACCGAGGTGGACGAAATCGTAGGGCTCGAACTCGGCGCCGATGATTATATGGTCAAACCCATCAGCATGAACAAACTGCTGGCAAGGATTAAACTGGCCCTGCGCAAAATAGCGGTGGACCATCCGGCCGATGCACCGGTCATAAAATCGGACGACATCGTCGTCGACGCCAACCGGTACGAGGTGAGGGTTGCAGGCCAACCGGTATCCTTCACCAAGCGCGAATTCGAAATCCTCCTCTATCTGATTCAGCGTCCAGGACGCGTAATCAGCCGGGAAACCCTGCTCAACGATCTCTGGGGCGACAGCGTTGTGGTCATCGACCGCACCATCGATGTCCATATCCGCAAGATCCGCGAAAAACTGGGCGGATCCCACATGCATCACATTGAAACCATCAAAGGCGTAGGTTACCGTTTCATTTCCGGGATCTGA
- the pstA gene encoding phosphate ABC transporter permease PstA, with translation MKWDLRKIRQQLGFMLLHLAVALVLMVVLYILYDILTRGGGVISWEFITAKPRKGMTEGGIWPAIVGTFWVSLVTLIFSVPVGIFSAIYLNEYATQGKLVRLIRLAIHNLSGVPSIVHGLFGFTLFVNMMNLGLSVLASGLTLGLLTLPWTITASEEALKTVPMSYREGALALGATKWQTIRTNVLPYAVPGMLTGMILGLARAAGETAPILFTGVAFFWPQLSGFPKVLTSQFMALPYHLFILSTQHHEIIKVRPLAYGTALVLLVLVLAMNFSATWIRFRFRKKFKRS, from the coding sequence ATGAAATGGGACCTGCGTAAAATCCGCCAGCAGCTGGGTTTCATGCTTCTGCACCTGGCCGTGGCGCTGGTGCTTATGGTGGTCCTCTATATTCTTTACGACATTCTCACCAGGGGTGGCGGGGTCATCAGTTGGGAATTCATCACCGCCAAACCGCGCAAGGGGATGACCGAGGGGGGCATCTGGCCGGCTATCGTCGGGACCTTTTGGGTCAGCCTGGTAACGCTGATCTTTTCCGTCCCGGTCGGGATCTTTAGCGCCATTTATCTCAACGAATATGCAACGCAGGGGAAGCTGGTGCGGCTGATCCGTCTGGCCATTCATAACCTCTCCGGTGTGCCCTCGATCGTGCATGGCCTTTTCGGATTCACGCTCTTTGTCAACATGATGAATCTCGGGCTTTCCGTGCTCGCCTCGGGACTCACCCTCGGTTTGCTGACCCTCCCCTGGACCATCACGGCCAGCGAGGAAGCCCTTAAAACCGTGCCGATGTCCTACCGCGAGGGTGCCCTTGCCCTGGGCGCGACCAAATGGCAAACCATCCGCACGAATGTCCTGCCCTACGCTGTCCCCGGCATGCTGACCGGGATGATTCTCGGACTGGCTCGTGCGGCCGGCGAAACGGCGCCTATTCTTTTCACCGGCGTAGCCTTCTTCTGGCCGCAACTGTCAGGATTTCCCAAGGTGTTGACCAGCCAGTTCATGGCCCTGCCGTACCATCTCTTCATTCTTTCGACCCAGCATCACGAGATCATCAAGGTGCGGCCGCTCGCGTATGGCACGGCCTTGGTGCTGCTGGTTTTAGTCCTGGCGATGAATTTTTCCGCCACCTGGATCCGCTTCCGTTTTCGTAAAAAATTCAAACGGTCATAA
- the phoU gene encoding phosphate signaling complex protein PhoU, whose product MQNHYSQELASLKKNIQLMAEMVDTQLELAFQALQSGNQELCQFVRTRDREIDAYDNLIQEQCKNILALFQPVAGDLRFVVAALMINNQLERCGDIAVNIVQRVQKTVEDRPLLQEAGLLQLGEEAHRMAGDAIRAFIDSNLELAQSVRDRDDQIDDHCREIFTHLIERMKSEPRLVEPGAHCIVLSRHLERLADHATNIAENVFFRVEARIVAHQQP is encoded by the coding sequence ATGCAAAATCATTATTCCCAGGAACTGGCCAGCCTGAAAAAGAACATCCAGCTGATGGCCGAGATGGTGGATACCCAGCTGGAACTTGCCTTCCAGGCGCTGCAGAGCGGCAACCAGGAATTATGCCAGTTTGTGCGCACCCGGGACCGCGAAATCGATGCCTATGATAACCTCATCCAGGAGCAGTGCAAAAACATCCTCGCCCTCTTTCAGCCGGTAGCCGGCGATCTCCGCTTCGTGGTGGCCGCCCTTATGATCAACAACCAGCTCGAACGTTGCGGGGATATCGCCGTCAATATCGTCCAGCGGGTGCAGAAAACCGTCGAGGACAGGCCGCTGCTGCAGGAGGCAGGACTTTTGCAGCTGGGGGAGGAGGCCCATCGCATGGCTGGAGACGCGATCCGGGCCTTTATCGACAGCAATCTCGAACTCGCCCAGTCGGTGCGGGACCGTGATGACCAGATAGATGACCACTGCCGGGAGATCTTTACACACCTGATTGAGCGCATGAAAAGCGAACCGCGGCTGGTCGAGCCCGGCGCCCATTGCATCGTCCTCTCCCGGCATCTCGAGCGCCTCGCCGACCATGCCACCAACATCGCCGAGAATGTCTTTTTTCGCGTGGAGGCACGTATTGTCGCTCATCAGCAGCCATGA